AAGGTGGCGTGCTGTACTGCGCTGCGCGGTATCCCGAGCAAGAACGGCGCATGCGCGAACAACTCGCTGCCGCCCGTGCGCAAGGCCTGGGTGAAGACGACTATCGCTGGTTGAGTCCTCAGGCCCTGCGCGAACAATTAAATGTGGCCCAGGCGTACGGCGCGCTGTATTCACCCCACTGCGCGACCATTCAACCTGCCCGGTTGGTAAGGGGGCTAGCCGAAGTCGTGGGACGCATGGGGGTGCGCATTTTCGAGCAAAGCACTGTGCTCGACTGGAAGGCAGGCCAAGTTCGAACCGAGCACGGTCGCGTGAGCGCCGACTGGGTGGTCCCGGCGGTCGAGGGGTATGCCAGCGCCTTGCCCCCGTTGAACAAATATCAACTGGCCGCGCAGAGCCTGATCGTTGCGACTGAGCCGCTCCCGGCCGATGTATGGGCCGAAATTGGACTCAGTCGTGGTCAGGCTTTCAGCGAAAACAGTCGCCAAGTCACCTACGGTCAGCGCAGCCGCGATGACCGCTTGGTGTTTGGTGCCCGCGGTGGCTATCGCTTTGGAGGTCGCCTGCGCAGTGACTTCAACCTCAGTCTGGCCGAACGTGAGTTGCGTCAGTACCTGTTTAGCGAGCTATTTCCTATTTTGCGCAATGTTCGCCTGACTCATGCCTGGGGCGGGAATCTGGGCGTCGCCCGGAGCTTTCACCCGCACATGCTGGCCGACCGCCGCCAGAAGATCGCACTCGCCGGCGGTTATGGCGGCGAAGGTGTAGGCGCCAGCAACCTGGGTGGCCGCACCGTGGCCGCACTGATTCTTGGTCAGGACAATGAACTGACCCGCCAGCCTTGGGTGTTGGCCGACCGTCCGCTGGCCTCGTTGCCACGCTGGGAGCCAGAGCCCCTGCGCTGGCTGGGTTACAACGCCATTATCCAGAGCTTTGTTCATGAAGATCGGATATTGGCCAACCTCCATGCGCCGCGCTGGCGCCGCCAGATGGCTGAGGGTTTGGCTGGTTGCATGGAACGCCTGATGAAGTCCAAGGAGCCGTTCGCATGAAGATCGATCATTTCCGCGACACCACGCGCTTGTCTCTCGGGGAACCTAGCACTGTCGGTATACCGCTGGGTGAGCCGCTTTCACAGGTTGCCGCGATCAGCGTTAAGCGCGATGACGGCGTCGAGGCCGGCGTGTGGGAATGCACCCCTGGCCGCTGGCGGCGCCAGATTGTGCAGCAGGAGTTCTGCCATTTCATCCAGGGGCGCTGCACCTTCACCCCGGATGGCGGTGAGATCCTTCATATCCAGGCCGGCGACGCATTGATGTTGCCTGCGAACACCACGGGAGTCTGGGATATACAAGAAACCGTTCGCAAAAGCTACGTGCTGATTTTCTGAACTGCCTTCATCCATAACGTAAAGAACAAAGGTTGAGGTCTCGTATGTTGAAGTCGATCGTTCCGCTACTGTTGATCGCGTCCACCGCTCAGGCTGCAGACACCGTCAGGATCTACAACTGGAGCAGTTACATCGCCCCAGATACCCTGCAAAACTTTACCAGCCATACCGGGCACCCGACTCAGTATGACTTGTACGACAGCAATGAGGTCCTCGACGCCAAGCTGATGGCCGGCCATTCCGGGTATGACGTGGTGTTTCCCTCCAATCACTTCATGGCCCGGCAGATCAAGGCCGGCGCACTCAAACCGCTCGACCGCAGCAAACTCCCAAACTGGCAGAACCTCAACCCGACGCTGATGAAAGTTCTGGAGGCCAATGACCCCGGCAACCGATACGGTTTCCCTTACCTGTGGGGCAGCACAGGCATTGGCTACAACGTCGCCAAGGTCAAGGCGGTCCTGGGCGATGTGCCGATAGATTCATGGGACATCGTCTTCAAGCCGGAGAATATGAAGAAACTCGCCCGATGCGGCGTAGCCATGCTCGACAATGGCCCTGAGATCCTTCCCATCGCCTTGAACTACCTGGGGCTTGCACACCACAGCAAGGACAAGGCCGACTACGAGAAGGCCCAGGCCCTGCTGCTCAAAGTGCGGCCCTATGTGAATTACTTCCATAACTCCAAGTACACCAGCGATCTTGCAACGGGCGATGTGTGTCTGGTCGTGGGTTTTTCTGGCGACGTGATGCAGGCGGCAGCAAGAGCCAATGAGGCCGGGAACGGCCAGCAGATTGCTTACGCCATTCCCAAGGAAGGCTCACCGATGTGGTTCGACATGGTCGCCATGCCTGCCGATGCTCCGAATGAAGCGGCCGGTTACGCGTTTCTGAACTACCTGCTGGAACCCAACGTCATGGCTGACATCAGCAACCACGTGCACTATGCCAACGGCAACGCTGCCGCTGAGGGCATGGTCGACCAGGCTATTCTCAACGACCCGATGGTGTACCCGCCTGAAAGCGTGATGAAGAAACTCTTCGTGCTGGAAGCGATGCCGCTAGAGACCGACCGGCTGCGCACGCGTATCTGGAGTCGGGTTAAAAACGGGCAATGAAGTCAATCGCCGGTGATGCGGGTAACCCGGATCATCGGCGGCAGACCCCGTGCCTCATATCGATTTCAACTGGGAATCGGTCTAGTGTTATGCGAACCTCAAAGCGCTTGGATTTAATGGATTGCCGCGACCGTCGCCTACCTCAGTGCTTCTCCATCAGACAGTAAAGCAATGATTGGTGAGTTGAAGTGTTTTCATCGTCCCTCGCTGAGTTGTTCTTCTAGGTTGCGCAGGAGCCTGCCTCGACTTTCATGGTCGAGCGCCGATCGATGCTGTCCGTGCGCAGTACCGCAAGCCAATAGATTAAACAAGAAGCATGCATAGAGCATCCAGGCTATCAGCGAGTGGTCTGTCTGAGTTCGATCCATGGCGATGACGTAAGCATCCGGCTTTCGAGCGTGCCACATACCCGAGTAATGACTTCGTGTTATTCCAGAACCTTTAATGTCTTCAGTACTAAAAATGCGGATCAGCGTATTGGAACTATTTTTTCCAGTCTCTGTTTTCCAAGACGACTGACACTGATAGGTTTCCGAAAGCAGCTTCTTGGATATGGTCGCTCCACCAGGCCATCATTGGGCGTTTGCGCTCGATGCAATCCGCTCGGTTATAGGCGCTGCGCACCTCATCTTTATCGACGTGGGCGAGTGCAACTTCGATCAATTCAGGATCCCTCCTCTGCCAGTTCAGGATGGTGCTCGCCATAGGGCACATTCCATGGCTCAACACGCTGGATGAATGGCCATGTCACTACGCGCACTTCGAACACTTCTTGCCATTGCCCAATACGGTTCTTTCGTCAGGGCAGCAGACGCCGTGCATCTCACCCAGTCCGCAGTCAGTCTTCATGTTCGGTCGTTAGAGGAGGATTTCAATGCACTCCTGTTTGACCGTTCACGGCGCTTGCCGGTTCTTACCTATGCGGGCCATATCGCCGTGGAGCGCGCGAGAGAAATTCTAAGTCTCTACGACGGCATCTCATCTGAAATCGGCGGTGATATCGAGTTACGCGGCAAGCTTCGAATCGGCGCCATCCAAACCGCGCTGGCAGGCCCGTTGCCACTCGCGCTTGCGGCATTACGCGCCGAGCATCCGCACCTGCGAATCACTGTTGCATCAGGAATGTCCGCTGAGTTGGCCACGCGCGTAGAAGCGGGAGAGCTAGACGTGGCGATCACCACGGAACCGGTGAGGCCGCACCCTTACGGTCTGGTGAGCACGGTGCTTTACGAGGAGGGTTTCTGGATCGTTGCGCCAGTGTCGCACGCGCATGAGGACTTGCATCTTCTACTTAAAAGCCAACCTTTCATCCGCTTTGATCTCCGCGCTTGGGCAGGTCGGACAATTGAGCGAGAGCTTCGCAATATGCGACAGCGGGTGCAAACCAGCATGGAGCTTGATAGCCAGAATGCGATTATTCAGATGGTATCAAACGGACTCGGCATATCAATAATTCCGCTCGCGCGGCATCAGGTTGAAAGCCTGACGAAGCTCGCTTGTGAGCCATTCGGCACGCCTCAGAAAACCAGGCGTGTGGTATTGCTGGAGCGCGAAGACCGTCCTCTTGGGCGATTAGCTACAGCGTTGGCACACGCCGTAATCGCGCATTCCCCATCCGATGACCAATGAGAAATACTTGTTGGTTGCTAAACTTTAAATCGTTTTTATTTTAGGGACTGACTTCTTATCGTGGTGCCCACTCCGACGGTTCCTCGAGGCCACGATGAGTAAATCGCGGGCTGTGAACGGTTGGTTCAAAAAAATCGAGACAAGTGCATGACCCTCTCTCTGTTGATTGCCTTATTGCCCATCGCAATACTGATCGTGCTGGGTGCATGGCTTAAGCGTCGTCAGTTTTTAGCAGATATTTTTTGGGCGCAGGCGGAACGCTTGGCGTATTACGTATTGCTGCCTTCACTTTTCTTTCACGGACTGGCGACCGCCAAGCTTGATGGGCTGCCCTTTCAAAGCATGGTCTCTGTGCTCATATTGTCGACTGTGGTGGTGGCGCTAATGCTGCTGGGAGCGCGAGCGCTAATCACTACGGACAATGCGGCGTTCACCTCGGTTTTTCAGGGTGGCATTCGTTTCAATAATTACGTGGGCGTGTCTGCAGCAGCCGGCTTGTTCGGTGCGCAAGGCATCGCCCTGGCAGCCGTCGCGAATGCGGCGATAGTGCCCACAGTGAACATCTTGTGTGTGATGGTTATCGCGAAGTATGGATCGGGTGGCAGGATGCCTTTCAGCAAAGTTCTAAAGCAAATAGCTCTGAACCCGCTGGTACTGGCTTGCTTCGCAGGCGGATTGATACAGGCGTCAGGCTGGGGGTTACCCGTAGGTATCGAAGCGGTGCTCAAAGCCTTGGGGCAAGCGTCATTGCCGCTCGGTTTACTCTGCGTTGGTGCCGCGCTTGAGTTCGTGAGTTTACGACAATGGCTGCGCCCTGTCGGATATTCGTCGTTAGTAAAGTTTTTAATCATGCCGTTAGTCACGCTTTGCGCCTGCCATCTGTTTGGGCTAGACGGAAAGGCCGCAATTGCAGCATTGCTATTCCAGGCACTGCCTACTGCATCATCCTCTTACATCATGGCAAGGCAGTTAGGGGGAGACGCGCCTCTCATGGCTGGAATCATCGCTTGCCAAACCATGTTGGCAGCCATAGCGCTCCCCGCCGTTGTTCTAATAATGTCCCAGTGGGTTTGAGCAAATATCGCAGTGCCGACTAGTCCATGCATCGCTTTTGATCAAAAAATTCTGCGCGCCAAAGGTACCTAAGAAGTCTCTCATTTAGCGGGGGGCGGCGGATTATTTTGTCATTTTTTTCCTCTGGACCTTTTGCCTGGACGGACACATCGATCTATCTATGATCCGAGCGACCGATCGGGCAGTAAGCCTGTGTCAGCAAGGACCAGGGTATCGTCGCGTCGCTGTCTTAAGAGGGGCTGATGGAAAAAACCATGGCGATACATGCCGAGGTTAGGGCAAACAGAAGTGTGCCAGGAGTGACACAAATGCCCCGTAGGTGCGACAACTGTCGCAGGTTGACTCAGTTATCGATTCTGGTTGTAAGCCCGATACGACGTGGCTTACAGCTCTTTAGCGAGGACTGGCATAGGGGTTGCTCTTGTTCCTCTGCGCAGCGCAATGGCTTCGCTACTAATAAGAATCAGGAGTTCCCCCATGACACAGATTGGCCTCGCCGTGCCTACTGCTTCTCGGAGCGCGCCCCTTCGTGTTCCGCTCAAGACGCTATTTGTCGTGCTGGCGCTGACGCTCAATGCCGCGCCGGGCTGGGCAGAGGACATGCCAGCGAATGTCGACGGCAAGCGCATCATCGCCGCCGATCAGGAGCCCGGTAACTGGATGAGCACCGGCCGCACCTACGACGAGCAGCGCTACAGCCCATTGAAGAAAATCAGCGACCAGAACGTCGGCCAGCTGGGGCTCGCCTGGAGCTACAAGCTGGACCTGGATCGGGGCGTCGAAGCCACGCCTATCGTGGTCGACGGCGTGATGTACACCACCGGTCCGTTCTCCGTGGTCTACGCCCTGGACGCACGCGACGGCAAGCTGATCTGGAAGTACGACCCCAAGTCCGACCGCAACCGCGCCGGCGAGGCGTGCTGCGATGCGGTCAACCGTGGCGTCGCGGTGTGGAAGGGCAAGGTCTACGTGGGTGTGCTCGATGGTCGCCTGGAGGCCATCGATGCGAAGACCGGCCAGCGCGTCTGGTCGGTGGACACCCGGGCCGATCACACGCGCAGCTACACCATCACCGGTGCCCCTCGCGTGGTCAACGGCAAAGTGGTGATCGGCAACGGTGGTGCCGAGTTCGGCGTACGCGGTTATGTCACCGCCTACGACGCCGAAACCGGCAAGCAGGCCTGGCGTTTCTTCACGGTGCCGGGTGACCCCAAGCTGCCGCCGGAAGACAAGGCCATGGCCATCGCCGCCAAGACCTGGCACGGCGATGCCTACGTTGCTCAAGGCGGTGGCGGCACGGCCTGGGATTCCTTCGCTTTCGACCCGGATCTGAATCTGCTGTACATCGGCGTTGGCAACGGTTCGCTGTGGGACCCGAAATGGCGCAGCCAGGCCAAGGGCGACAACCTGTTCCTGTCCTCGATTGTCGCCGTCAACGCCGACACGGGCGAGTACGCCTGGCATTACCAGACCACGCCCGGAGACGCCTGGGACTACACCGCCACCCAGCACATGATCCTGGCGGAACTGCCGATCAACGGCAAGCCGCGCAAAGTCCTGATGCAGGCGCCGAAAAACGGCTTCTTCTACGTGATCGACCGCGCCACGGGTGAGCTGCTGTCGGCCAAGGGCATCGTTCCGCAAAGCTGGACCAAGGGCATGGACATGAAGACCGGGAGGCCCATCGTCGATGACGAGAACGCCGCGTACTGGAAGGACGGCAAGCGCAAGTTGGTCACGCCCGCGTTCTGGGGCGCCCACGACTGGCAGCCGATGTCCTACAACCCGAACACCGGCCTGGTGTACATCCCGGCGCACATCATGTCCGCCTATTACGAACACATCCCCGAAGCGCCCAAGCGCAACCCGTTCAAGAGCATGTACCAACTGGGCCTGCGCACCGGGATGATGCCCGAGGACGCCGATGGGTTGCTGGAAATGGCCAAGGGCTGGTCGGGCAAACTCATCGCCTGGGACCCGGTCAAGCAGCAACCGGCCTGGGAAGTGCCCTACGTGACGATCTTCAACGGCGGCACCTTGAGCACCGCCGGCAACCTGGTGTTCGAGGGCAGCGCCGATGGCCGGGTGATCGCCTATGCCGCCGACACCGGCAAGAAACTCTGGGAGCAGCCAGCGGCCAGTGGTGTCATGGCTGCGCCGATTACCTACAGCGTGGATGGTGAGCAATACGTCACCTTCATGGCCGGTTGGGGCGGTGCCTTCTCGACGTTCGCGGGTGCCTTGTCCTTGCGCGCCGGGGTCCGGCCGTTTTCCCAGGTGTTGACCTACAAACTGGGCGGCACCGCCAAGCTCAACGAGCCGGCACCGCTTGCCGACACCCCAAAACCGCCGCCATTGACCGGTGAGACCGCCGCGGTGGACGCCGGCGGCAAACTTTATGACGGCTATTGCTCGCAGTGCCACGGCATCCATGCGGTCAGCGGCGGCGTGCTGCCGGACCTGCGCAAGCTGACGCCGGAAAAACACCAGATGTTCCTCGGCATTCTGTTCGGTGGCCGAGTGCCCGACGGCATGCCGTCCTTTGCCGACGCCTTCACGCCGGCACAGGTGGAGCAGATCCATCAATACCTGATCAAGCGCGCCCACGACCTGCAGCAGGAAGGCGGCGTCTGGAAAACCTTTAGCGCCAAATGAACGCCCGCGATGCAGGGGGGCGGGGCGCCCCTGCATCGTTTTCGACACTGTCCGCGAGAGCAAGCACATGAACGAAATCATCGATTACCAGAACTTCATCGCCAACGCCTTCGTTCCTGGCGACCCCAGCATCGAAGTGCGCAACCCGGCCAACGACCGACTGTTGGCGCGGGTGCCCGAAGCCAGTGGCGAGCACGTTGAAGCGGCTATTGCCGCGGCGCGCAAGGCGCAGAAAAGCTGGGCGGCCCGACCGGCCATCGAACGCGCCGGCTACCTGCGCAAGATCGCCAGCAAAGTGCGCGACAACGCCGAACGACTCGCCCACATCATCACCGCCGAGCAAGGCAAGGTGCTGGGGCTGGCGCGGGTGGAGGTCAACTTCACCGCCGATTACCTGGATTACATGGCCGAATGGGCACGGCGTCTCGAAGGTGAGGTGCTGACCAGCGACCGCGTCGGCGAAAGCATCTTCCTGCTGCGCAAACCCCTGGGTGTGGTGGCCGGCATCTTGCCGTGGAACTTCCCGTTCTTCCTGATCGCTCGCAAAATGGCGCCAGCCTTGGTGACCGGCAACACCATCGTGATCAAGCCCAGTGAAGAAACCCCGATCAATTGCTTCGAGTTCGCCCGCCTGGTGGCCGAGACCGACCTGCCGGCCGGGGTGTTCAACGTGGTCAGCGGCACGGGGGCGACAGTGGGGCATCAGCTGACCAGCCATGCCGGCATTGATCTGATCAGCTTTACCGGCAGCGTCGGCACTGGCTCGCGGATCATGGCCGCGGCGGCGCCGAACATCACCAAGCTCAACCTGGAACTGGGGGGCAAGGCGCCGGCTATCGTGCTCGCGGACGCCGACCTGGAGCTGGCGGTCAAGGCCGTCACCGCGTCGCGGGTGATCAACACCGGGCAAGTCTGCAACTGCGCCGAGCGGGTGTACGTCGAACGCAAGGTCGCCGATCAGTTCATCGAGCAGATTGCCGCGTCGATGGCCGCTACCCGGTACGGCGACCCGCTGGCCGAAGACGATCTGGACATGGGGCCGCTGATCAATCAGGCCGCGCTGGACAAGGTCGCGCAGATGGTCAAGAGCGCCACGGGGCAGGGCGCCGAAGTGGTGACTGGCGGCGCCGTGGCCGACAAGGGCCAGGGTTTCCATTACCAGCCAACCGTTCTGGCCGGCTGTGGCAGCGACATGGCGATCATGCGCCAGGAGATCTTTGGCCCGGTGTTGCCGATCCAGATCGTCGAAGACCTGGACGAAGCCATCGCCCTGGCCAACGACAGCGAATACGGCCTGACTTCATCGATCTACACCCGCAGCCTGAGCGCGGCCATGCGCGCCAGTCATGAACTGGATTTTGGCGAAACCTACATCAATCGCGAGAACTTCGAAGCGATGCAGGGCTTCCATGCGGGGACGCGCAAATCCGGCATTGGCGGCGCGGACGGCAAGCACGGCTTGTATGAATACACCCACACCCACGTGGTCTACATTCAGATCTGATCGCTGGTCCGTGCGCAGAGAAATGCCGACACCCGTGAGGGCGCCGGCATTTTTATTGGTGCGGACGTGGTATCAGGGCTGGTCGTTGGGCGCGACGACGCCGTGCTTTTTCATCTTGCGATACAGCGTCGAGCGCGAGATGCCCAGGTCCGTCGCGGCGGCGCTGATGTTCCAGCGATGCCGGCGCAGAGTGCCCAGCAAGTGGCGGGACTCTTCGCCGCCCAGTTGTTCTTCCAGATTGCCGGCCTGCGGCTTAACGCCGGTAGCCAGTGGCAGCCTCTGCGGTGTCAGCAATTCGCAGGGCAGGCAGTCCAGATCGATCACGCCGCCTTCGGCCAGGGCCACCGCGTAGCGCAGGCTGTTGAGCAGTTGGCGAATGTTGCCGGGCCATGGGTAATCGAACAGGCATCGGCGGGCATCGGCGTCCAGCCGCAACCCGCGGGCGTCGGTCTGGGCTGCGAGCAGCGTGTCGATCAGCTCGGCTCGGTCACTGCGCTCGCGCAACGCCGGCAGCGCGAGGTTCATGCCGGCGAGGCGATAAAACAAGTCTTCGCGAAAGCGCTTCTCGCCGATCATGCTGTGCAGATCCTGATGGGTGGCCGAGATCACTTGGACGTCCAGCATCACCGGCGCCTCGGCCCCCAGTGGCGAAATTTCTCGTTCTGCCAGCACGCGTAGCAAGCGGGTTTGCAGGTGGGCGGGCATGTCGCCGATCTCATCGAGAAAGAGGGTGCCGCCGTTTGCCAGTTCCAGCTTGCCTTTCATGCCCTTTCGGTTGGCGCCGGTGAAGCTGCCGGCGCGATAGCCGAACAGTTCGCTCTCGATCAACGTCTCCGGGATAGCCGCGCAGTTCAGCGCAACGAAAGGTCCGGCGCGACGACTGCTGGCATGGTGAATGGCACGGGCAAAGGCCTCCTTGCCGGTGCCGGTCTCGCCGGTGATCAGGATCGCAATGCCCTTGTCGATCACCTTGCGCACGCGCCGCACGTTCTGTTGCAGCCGGGCATCGCTACCTGCGAGTTGTTGCAGTTCCGGGTGGGCCTGAAGGGCGGGGCGGGCGACGGGCAGCGGGCGGTGCTGTTCGGAGGGGATACGCAGGCCGACGTCCAGCAAGGCCTCATCACGCAGGCCACGCAAGCGCACCCCCTGGGCGCCACCGTTGGTGAGCTGGAGCAGTTCGTCCACCGTGGTTGGGAGCAGGCTATCGATGCGAGCGCCGAGCAATCTGGGATTGTCGGCCAGATCCAAGGCGACAAACGCGGCACGGTTGGCCCCGATGATGCGACCGCTTTCATCCAAAGCGAGCAGTTGCTCGTTGGCCAGGTCGGCGATTTCATCGATGGGTTTGAGGGACAGGGTCAGGCGGTCGCGGTAGCTCTGGCGAAAGTGTGCGTTCTCGATCAGGCGGGCGTACATGATCACCAGTTGCAACGTGAGGTACTGGCTTTCCCGAGGACCCTCGTTGTTCATGCAGGTCGCATTCAGGCAACCGCGCAACAAGCCTTGCGCGTCGAAGATCGGCGCCACCGAGCAGCTCAGGCGGAAGTTGGACGCCAGGAAGTGCTCTTCCCGGTGAATGATCAGCGGTTGCGCCGCCGCCAGGGTCGTGCCGATGCCGTTGGTGCCGACCTCCGACTCATCCCACCGCGCGCCCACCACCAGCCCGGATCGGGTGTAGGCATCGTGCTGGCTGGGCAGCCGGGAATCCAGGGTGATGCCGTGCTCATCGCTCAGCAGTACGGCAAAGCCGGCGGGCACCACGCGCCGGGCCAGGCCGTTCACACCCTGGCTGGCAATGGAAAGATATTGCTGATGCTGTTCCTGGTGACGACGGATGTCCTCGGCGCCAAGGATATTCTTGCGGCTCGCCGCGCCCGGATCCAGCCGGTGCTGCACGACGCTGCGGTACCAGGACTGTGCAATGACCCCATCGGGCCTGAGGCCGCGCCCGGAAAAATGGTCGTTGACGAACGCCGCGAGTTCGCTGGGGATCGTCTGCGTGTCATGCAAGGTCATGAAATGCTCCCATAAGGCGTGAAGGCCACAAAGGACCATCACTGCGATCTTGTTATTAGAGGCTGGCCGCAGCTGCAACTATCTACCATAGACGCTAGTGCGAAAACTTTCAGCCTTGGAGCAACAAGTCTCATCTACCCGGCGCAACACACCAAACCACTCTCTACGGCGGCAGTTTTACCCCTGGGGCGGAAGGAATGGGGGGCCCAGCACTCCATGAAGTGCGCTCGTGATACGGCATGGAATTGACGTATATCATCCATCATAAAGATCAAGGTTATTTCCGTGAGGCAATGGATCAGCAACCGATGTTCCGCCGGTGGCGTCGAGAACTCTGAGAACCGTACCAAGGCGTCATATTGTTCTTCAAGGCTGTTCACACGCACGATACAAAGCATCGGTCCGAAGATCTCTTCTTTACAAATAGTCTGGTCGGTGGTGACGTGGTCGAACAGGCAACCGCCGATGAAGAAGCCCTTTTCGTGGCCAGGCACTTTGAGATCCCAACCATCTACCACCAGGCTCGCTCCGGCCTCGACGCCTGCGTTCACATAGCCGATGACCTTGTCCATGTGCGCGCGTGTGACAAGCGGGCCCTTGTCCAATCCGCGTTCGGTGCCGGCACCGATCTTCAGTGCCTTGATCTGTGGCATCAGCTTGGCGATCCGTCGTCCACTTGATCACCCACACAAACGGCGACGGAGATGGCCATGCAGCGTTCGCCACAGGAGCAGTATGCGGCGCCCATCAACGCGTTGACCGTGTTGTCGAGATCAGCGTCCGGCATAACCACAGCGTGTTTTTTTGCACTGCCCAGCGCCTGCACGCGTTTGCCGCGTCGGGTGCCTTCAGTGTAAATATACTCAGCAATAGGCGTGGAGCCGACAAAGCTTAGCGCCTTGACTTCCGGTACCTCGATTAGCGCGTCGACCGCAATCTTAT
This region of Pseudomonas asgharzadehiana genomic DNA includes:
- a CDS encoding LysR family transcriptional regulator gives rise to the protein MSLRALRTLLAIAQYGSFVRAADAVHLTQSAVSLHVRSLEEDFNALLFDRSRRLPVLTYAGHIAVERAREILSLYDGISSEIGGDIELRGKLRIGAIQTALAGPLPLALAALRAEHPHLRITVASGMSAELATRVEAGELDVAITTEPVRPHPYGLVSTVLYEEGFWIVAPVSHAHEDLHLLLKSQPFIRFDLRAWAGRTIERELRNMRQRVQTSMELDSQNAIIQMVSNGLGISIIPLARHQVESLTKLACEPFGTPQKTRRVVLLEREDRPLGRLATALAHAVIAHSPSDDQ
- a CDS encoding polyamine ABC transporter substrate-binding protein; this translates as MLKSIVPLLLIASTAQAADTVRIYNWSSYIAPDTLQNFTSHTGHPTQYDLYDSNEVLDAKLMAGHSGYDVVFPSNHFMARQIKAGALKPLDRSKLPNWQNLNPTLMKVLEANDPGNRYGFPYLWGSTGIGYNVAKVKAVLGDVPIDSWDIVFKPENMKKLARCGVAMLDNGPEILPIALNYLGLAHHSKDKADYEKAQALLLKVRPYVNYFHNSKYTSDLATGDVCLVVGFSGDVMQAAARANEAGNGQQIAYAIPKEGSPMWFDMVAMPADAPNEAAGYAFLNYLLEPNVMADISNHVHYANGNAAAEGMVDQAILNDPMVYPPESVMKKLFVLEAMPLETDRLRTRIWSRVKNGQ
- a CDS encoding NAD(P)/FAD-dependent oxidoreductase; protein product: MAGWGGVSLWMEQVDEALTPRPALHQDLQADVVIIGAGYSGLWTAYYLKQQAPHLNIVIVEAHIAGFGASGRNGGWLMGNLLGEDRLLGPLPAVQRHSGYQLLHGIPDEVARVCHIESIDCDLRKGGVLYCAARYPEQERRMREQLAAARAQGLGEDDYRWLSPQALREQLNVAQAYGALYSPHCATIQPARLVRGLAEVVGRMGVRIFEQSTVLDWKAGQVRTEHGRVSADWVVPAVEGYASALPPLNKYQLAAQSLIVATEPLPADVWAEIGLSRGQAFSENSRQVTYGQRSRDDRLVFGARGGYRFGGRLRSDFNLSLAERELRQYLFSELFPILRNVRLTHAWGGNLGVARSFHPHMLADRRQKIALAGGYGGEGVGASNLGGRTVAALILGQDNELTRQPWVLADRPLASLPRWEPEPLRWLGYNAIIQSFVHEDRILANLHAPRWRRQMAEGLAGCMERLMKSKEPFA
- a CDS encoding cupin domain-containing protein yields the protein MKIDHFRDTTRLSLGEPSTVGIPLGEPLSQVAAISVKRDDGVEAGVWECTPGRWRRQIVQQEFCHFIQGRCTFTPDGGEILHIQAGDALMLPANTTGVWDIQETVRKSYVLIF
- a CDS encoding AEC family transporter; translated protein: MTLSLLIALLPIAILIVLGAWLKRRQFLADIFWAQAERLAYYVLLPSLFFHGLATAKLDGLPFQSMVSVLILSTVVVALMLLGARALITTDNAAFTSVFQGGIRFNNYVGVSAAAGLFGAQGIALAAVANAAIVPTVNILCVMVIAKYGSGGRMPFSKVLKQIALNPLVLACFAGGLIQASGWGLPVGIEAVLKALGQASLPLGLLCVGAALEFVSLRQWLRPVGYSSLVKFLIMPLVTLCACHLFGLDGKAAIAALLFQALPTASSSYIMARQLGGDAPLMAGIIACQTMLAAIALPAVVLIMSQWV
- the aldA gene encoding aldehyde dehydrogenase, with translation MNEIIDYQNFIANAFVPGDPSIEVRNPANDRLLARVPEASGEHVEAAIAAARKAQKSWAARPAIERAGYLRKIASKVRDNAERLAHIITAEQGKVLGLARVEVNFTADYLDYMAEWARRLEGEVLTSDRVGESIFLLRKPLGVVAGILPWNFPFFLIARKMAPALVTGNTIVIKPSEETPINCFEFARLVAETDLPAGVFNVVSGTGATVGHQLTSHAGIDLISFTGSVGTGSRIMAAAAPNITKLNLELGGKAPAIVLADADLELAVKAVTASRVINTGQVCNCAERVYVERKVADQFIEQIAASMAATRYGDPLAEDDLDMGPLINQAALDKVAQMVKSATGQGAEVVTGGAVADKGQGFHYQPTVLAGCGSDMAIMRQEIFGPVLPIQIVEDLDEAIALANDSEYGLTSSIYTRSLSAAMRASHELDFGETYINRENFEAMQGFHAGTRKSGIGGADGKHGLYEYTHTHVVYIQI
- a CDS encoding PQQ-dependent dehydrogenase, methanol/ethanol family, which gives rise to MTQIGLAVPTASRSAPLRVPLKTLFVVLALTLNAAPGWAEDMPANVDGKRIIAADQEPGNWMSTGRTYDEQRYSPLKKISDQNVGQLGLAWSYKLDLDRGVEATPIVVDGVMYTTGPFSVVYALDARDGKLIWKYDPKSDRNRAGEACCDAVNRGVAVWKGKVYVGVLDGRLEAIDAKTGQRVWSVDTRADHTRSYTITGAPRVVNGKVVIGNGGAEFGVRGYVTAYDAETGKQAWRFFTVPGDPKLPPEDKAMAIAAKTWHGDAYVAQGGGGTAWDSFAFDPDLNLLYIGVGNGSLWDPKWRSQAKGDNLFLSSIVAVNADTGEYAWHYQTTPGDAWDYTATQHMILAELPINGKPRKVLMQAPKNGFFYVIDRATGELLSAKGIVPQSWTKGMDMKTGRPIVDDENAAYWKDGKRKLVTPAFWGAHDWQPMSYNPNTGLVYIPAHIMSAYYEHIPEAPKRNPFKSMYQLGLRTGMMPEDADGLLEMAKGWSGKLIAWDPVKQQPAWEVPYVTIFNGGTLSTAGNLVFEGSADGRVIAYAADTGKKLWEQPAASGVMAAPITYSVDGEQYVTFMAGWGGAFSTFAGALSLRAGVRPFSQVLTYKLGGTAKLNEPAPLADTPKPPPLTGETAAVDAGGKLYDGYCSQCHGIHAVSGGVLPDLRKLTPEKHQMFLGILFGGRVPDGMPSFADAFTPAQVEQIHQYLIKRAHDLQQEGGVWKTFSAK